The following nucleotide sequence is from Achromobacter spanius.
CCGCCGTCATGCGCAGCGATTGCAAAGCGATGTCCAGCGCCGGCTTCTGGGCTTCGTCGCGCGCCTTGAATTGGGTCAGGTCGGCCTGGACGGACGTGGCCGACGCGTCGATGGCGCCGTCTTTTTCGCGGACATGAATCTGCGCCGACGCGCCCAGCCGGCCATCCAGCAGCAAGATGGGCGCGGCGTTGCGCACGGCCGGGGCCAGGGGCGCCAGGGCGATGTTGCCCATGCGTACGGCCAGTTCCAGCGACAGCGGTTTCAGTTCCAGCGGACCCTTGGCGCGGATCCAGCCGCCGTCGGTGCTGTTGTCCACGTTCAGCCACAGGTTGACGGGCTGGTCCTTGACCTCGGGAATGGTCACACCTTCAACGGTGGCGCTCACGCCGGTCACCATGTAATCCAGCTTGCTGATCGCGTCGGTCAGCGTGAGCTCGCCTTCGTGCAGGTTGAAGGCGTCCAGCGTGACCGTCCAGTCCGACGAGGCGGGGCTGGGGGCTGGCGCCGGGGCAGTAGCGTCTACGGTGGCGCCTGCTGCAGCGACACCTGGGGCAGCACCCGGAGCAGCACCCGCGCCGGACGGCGGCGTGCCGGGCGGGGCATCAGGAACGGGGTCCACGGCGGCATCAGGGGCAGGCGTTGCGGCGGCGTCCGGCTTCGGCTTTTCCTTCAAGCCCATATCCCGCCGCAGCTTGTCGGCCACCGGCGTCTCGGTGGGCGCAACCCCCGCCAGCGCCTTCAGCTTGACGACCACGTCCTGCCAGTTCAGGTGTTCATTGGCGTAGCGCCGCACATGGACCTGCGGCGCCCACAGCCCAATTTCACCCACATAGGCCTGGCGCGCGATGGGTTCCAGTTCCAGGCGGGTGACGGTCAGCGCGCTCCAGGCGGCCAGCGGGTCGCCATTGGTGTCGCGCAGGTCGAACCGGCGCAACCCCACATCACCCACCACGCGAATCTTGGGCGCGGCGTCCTTGGGCTGTTCGAACACCACTTGCAGGTTGGAATCCAGCAGCGCGCTTTCCAGTTTGAACGGCAGCGGCATCGGCCAGACGTCCGCCCACTTTTCAAGCTGCAGGCCGTTGAAGGCCACGCGCAGCGTGGACGATGGCACCGTGTCGAACGGACGCGCCACGCCATTCAGATCGAAGGGGCTACCGTTGATGCGCAGGTGCAGCCGGGGCTGCACGTCGATGTCGGTGGCGTAGCCGAAATTGGAAATGAACGGCACGCCCAGGCCCAGTTCATCCACCACCTGCTTGCGCCCGGTGACCTTGTCATCCAAGGTGATGGAGCCGCCTTCGATGACCATGTTGTTCAGCGAAAAACGCGGCAGGCCGGCGTCGGGCTCGGGCGGTTCTTCAGGCTGGGCCGCCGCCATGTCCGCGACGCGTTGCTGGATGTCGGAAAAATTGAAGCGCGTGACGTCTTCACGCACGATGGCAATGCTGGGCTCGCGCAGCGTCAAGCGGTCGACGACGGGTGCGAACCAGAACAGGGAGCTCCAGGCGGCGCTGGCATCCAGTTCTGCCAATGTCAGCAGCGGGGTCTGCGAGCCGGGTTGAGCCACGGCAAGGTCGTGGGCGCGAACGGTCAGCGTGAAGGGGTTGAAGCTGATCTTGCCCACGGAAACATCGCGGCCGATCATCTTGGCGACGTCGGTGGTCAACACGTTGTGCAAGACCTTGGGCACTTGCCAGGCAGCGATACCGCAGACGATCAGCGCGAACGCCACAATGCCCAGTAGGATTTTGCCGGCGCGCCGGGTGAACCGTAACTTGGGGCGCCGCAAGGGCATCGCGTGTCTCCTGATGCGAGTTGATGGCGATTATCGCGCCCTGGTTAGCGCTCGTCTATCATAGGCGGAACCTGCGGCCCGCCCGGCCTGGCGGCACCGCACTTTTCAAACATTAACAATTCTCGATCCCGATTCCCCATGCCTTCTTCCCCTCCTTCCCTGAGCCACCTTGACGAAGCCGGCCAGGTGCGCATGGTCGATGTCATCGCCAAATCGGACACCGAGCGCGTGGCCATCGCCGTGGCCAGCGTGCGCATGAACGCCGTGGCCTACGGCCTGTTGACGCAGCCGGGCCAAGGCAAGGGCGAAGTGCTCAACACGGCGCGCGTGGCCGCCGTGCTGGCCGCCAAGCGCTGCGCGGAGCTGATCCCGCTTTGCCACAGCCTGCCGCTGGCGTTCGTGGGGGTCGACTTCGCGCTGGACGACGCCGCGCATCGCATCGACATCCAGGCGACTTGCCGCACCAGCTACAAGACGGGCGTGGAAATGGAAGCCATGATGGCGTGCAGCGTGGCCGCGCTGACCATCTACGACATGTGCAAGGCCGCCGACAAAGGCATCGTGGTTGAACAAGTACGCCTTAAGTACAAGGCTGGAGGAAAAAGCGGTGAATGGCGCAACGATTAATCTGCTGTACTTCGCCCGCGTGGCCGAACTGGTCGGCAAGCGCAGTGAAGACTGGCCGCTGGATGGCGAATCCACCGGCGCCCAATTGCTGGCCGCGCTGGGCGAACGGTATCCCCAACTGGCCCCGGCAGCGCGCTTGAAACTGGCCATCAACCAAACCCATTCCAAGCCGACGGCGCCGATCCGCCCGGGCGACGAAGTCGCTGTGTTCGAACCCGTCACCGGAGGTTGAACGCCATGATCAGCGTCCAGGAAGCCGATTTTGACGCCGCCGCCCTGACGGCCGCGTTGCGCGAGAACGCCGGGTCCGGCGTGGGCGGCATCGTCACCTTCGTGGGCTATGTGCGCGACTACGCGCCCGATGCGCCCACCGACACGCTGTACCTCGAACACTATCCCGGCATGTGCGAGCGCGAGCTTGAAGCCATTGCCGAGACCGCCCGCCAGCGCTGGAAGCTGGACGGCACGGTCATCGTGCACCGCGTGGGCGCGCTCTCGCGCAACGCGCAGATCGTATTCGTGGCGGCCGCCAGCGCGCACCGGGGCGACGCCTTCCGCGGCTGCGAATACATCATCGACGCGCTGAAGACGCGTGCCCCCTTCTGGAAGCGCGAAACGCTGGCAGGCGGCCGTAGCTTCTGGGTAGAACAACGCCAGGCCGACCAGGACCGCACCGACGCCTGGGATGAAGACACCGCCCCTACCAAGGAACGTCCATGAGCGAAGAAATTCCCGTCTCGCTGGCCTGTGCCGTGCTGACGGTCAGCGACACCCGCAGCGCGGGCGACGACACCTCCGGCAACCTGCTGGCCCACAGCCTGGCGCATGCGGGCCACGAGTGCGTACGCCGCGACATCGTCCGCGACGACATCTACCAGATCCGCCGCATCATCAGCGACTGGATCGCCGACCCCGAAGTGCAGGTCATCCTGACCACCGGCGGCACGGGCTTTTCGCATCGCGACCATACGCCTGAAGCCATCCTGCCCCTGCTCGACCGCGAGATCCCCGGCTTTGGCGAACTGTTCCGCCAGATCTCCTACACCGAGATCGGCAGCTCCACGATCCAGTCGCGCGCATTCGCGGGCTCGGCCAACCAGACGCTGATCTTCTGCCTGCCCGGTTCGAACAACGCCTGCGAAACGGCCTGGGCGCAGATCCTGCGCGAACAGCTCGACAGCAGGCACCGCCCGTGCAATTTCGCCTCGCATTTCAAGCCCCGGAAAGAAGACCACTGACCCATGCTGGATTTCGATCACGCCCAAACCCTATTGGCCAACGCCGCAACGCCGCTGCAACGCCGCGAAGAGATTGAACTGAACGAAGTCGCCGGCCGCGTGCTGGCGACCGATCTGCAAGCCACGGTAGACATTCCACCGGCCGACAACAGCGCCATGGACGGCTACGCGCTGCGCGTGGCCGACTGGCGCGCGGGCGCCCGCCTGCCCATCCAGCAGCGCTGCTACGCGGGCGACGTGCCCGAACCGCTGAAGCCTGGGCACGCCATCCGCCTGTTTACCGGCAGCCTGATTCCCGATGGCGCGGACACCGTCGTCATGCAGGAAGACGCCGTCGAAGCCGACAACCAGGTAGAGATCACACGCGCACCCGCCCCCGGCCAGCACATCCGCCGCCGCGGCGAAGACACGATGGCCGGCGCGCCCTTGCTGGCGGCAGGCGCCGTGCTGCAAGCCGCGCACGTGGCGCTGCTGGCCTCGCAGGGGCTGGCCACCGTACCGGTGATGGGCCGCCTGCGCGTGGGCATCCTGACCACCGGCGACGAACTGGTGCCGCCCGGCACGCCGCGCGCGCCCGAGCAGATCTACAACTCCAACGGCCCCATGCTTGCCGCCCTGACGCGCGGGCTGGGCGCCGTGCCCGTGCATGTGCTGCACGCGCGCGACACCGAAGAAGAACTGCTGGCCGCGTTCAAGACCCTGCTGGCCGATTGCGATCTGGTGTTGAGCGTGGGCGGGGTGTCGGTGGGCGAACGCGATCTGGTCAAGCCCGCCCTGGCGGCATTGGGCGGCGAGCTATCGCTGTGGAAGGTCCGCATGAAACCCGGCAAGCCGGTGGCGCTGGCCCAGATAGGCGGCAAGCCCGTGGTCAGCCTGCCGGGCAATCCGGTGTCGGCCTACGCGGTTTTCGCCATGCTGGTGTCGCCGCTGGTGCGGCGCATGCAAGGCCGCGAAGAAATCTTCCCGCCCGTCAACCTGTTGCCGCTGCGCACCGAGCATCCGCGCCAGGACGGACGCGAGGAGTTCCTGCGCGTGCAGCGCCGCGTGGCGAAAGACGGCACCGCCGAGCTCGTGCCCTATGGCCATCAAGGCTCGGGGGTGATCAGTTCCGTACCCTGGGCGACGGGGCTGGCGCGCTTGCCGGCCGACGTGCTGGTCAATGACGGCGACCGCGTGCCTTATT
It contains:
- the moaC gene encoding cyclic pyranopterin monophosphate synthase MoaC; this encodes MPSSPPSLSHLDEAGQVRMVDVIAKSDTERVAIAVASVRMNAVAYGLLTQPGQGKGEVLNTARVAAVLAAKRCAELIPLCHSLPLAFVGVDFALDDAAHRIDIQATCRTSYKTGVEMEAMMACSVAALTIYDMCKAADKGIVVEQVRLKYKAGGKSGEWRND
- the moaB gene encoding molybdenum cofactor biosynthesis protein B → MSEEIPVSLACAVLTVSDTRSAGDDTSGNLLAHSLAHAGHECVRRDIVRDDIYQIRRIISDWIADPEVQVILTTGGTGFSHRDHTPEAILPLLDREIPGFGELFRQISYTEIGSSTIQSRAFAGSANQTLIFCLPGSNNACETAWAQILREQLDSRHRPCNFASHFKPRKEDH
- a CDS encoding molybdenum cofactor biosynthesis protein MoaE, which produces MISVQEADFDAAALTAALRENAGSGVGGIVTFVGYVRDYAPDAPTDTLYLEHYPGMCERELEAIAETARQRWKLDGTVIVHRVGALSRNAQIVFVAAASAHRGDAFRGCEYIIDALKTRAPFWKRETLAGGRSFWVEQRQADQDRTDAWDEDTAPTKERP
- a CDS encoding MoaD/ThiS family protein, translating into MNGATINLLYFARVAELVGKRSEDWPLDGESTGAQLLAALGERYPQLAPAARLKLAINQTHSKPTAPIRPGDEVAVFEPVTGG
- a CDS encoding molybdopterin molybdotransferase MoeA; its protein translation is MLDFDHAQTLLANAATPLQRREEIELNEVAGRVLATDLQATVDIPPADNSAMDGYALRVADWRAGARLPIQQRCYAGDVPEPLKPGHAIRLFTGSLIPDGADTVVMQEDAVEADNQVEITRAPAPGQHIRRRGEDTMAGAPLLAAGAVLQAAHVALLASQGLATVPVMGRLRVGILTTGDELVPPGTPRAPEQIYNSNGPMLAALTRGLGAVPVHVLHARDTEEELLAAFKTLLADCDLVLSVGGVSVGERDLVKPALAALGGELSLWKVRMKPGKPVALAQIGGKPVVSLPGNPVSAYAVFAMLVSPLVRRMQGREEIFPPVNLLPLRTEHPRQDGREEFLRVQRRVAKDGTAELVPYGHQGSGVISSVPWATGLARLPADVLVNDGDRVPYYDMRHWLV
- a CDS encoding DUF748 domain-containing protein; its protein translation is MPLRRPKLRFTRRAGKILLGIVAFALIVCGIAAWQVPKVLHNVLTTDVAKMIGRDVSVGKISFNPFTLTVRAHDLAVAQPGSQTPLLTLAELDASAAWSSLFWFAPVVDRLTLREPSIAIVREDVTRFNFSDIQQRVADMAAAQPEEPPEPDAGLPRFSLNNMVIEGGSITLDDKVTGRKQVVDELGLGVPFISNFGYATDIDVQPRLHLRINGSPFDLNGVARPFDTVPSSTLRVAFNGLQLEKWADVWPMPLPFKLESALLDSNLQVVFEQPKDAAPKIRVVGDVGLRRFDLRDTNGDPLAAWSALTVTRLELEPIARQAYVGEIGLWAPQVHVRRYANEHLNWQDVVVKLKALAGVAPTETPVADKLRRDMGLKEKPKPDAAATPAPDAAVDPVPDAPPGTPPSGAGAAPGAAPGVAAAGATVDATAPAPAPSPASSDWTVTLDAFNLHEGELTLTDAISKLDYMVTGVSATVEGVTIPEVKDQPVNLWLNVDNSTDGGWIRAKGPLELKPLSLELAVRMGNIALAPLAPAVRNAAPILLLDGRLGASAQIHVREKDGAIDASATSVQADLTQFKARDEAQKPALDIALQSLRMTADRLAMGPGQSSFTLAAAGIQGNGALNMKGTFAPQPLTLSSSVDLSDLNVAPFAPYAAGSLNATVRAITLAAKGDVAFAAATGNTPMRVNWKGGVDITGVDLQDRVNNDDFLNWKRLAFAGMDVSVAGDKVAAKLGDIALEDFYGRILLNAQGRLNVMDLVAAPGQAGGSITQDTQTPGRQAPAAQASDKAGAGAAMPDISVNSVTLSRGRMTFTDRFVKPNYVAELSAIEGAISAVSSTNPQPAKVKVTGRVYTTAPLSISGIVQPFAKYLTLDLKASAKGVDLPRFNTYSAKYVGYPIKRGKLSVDLEYKIKNRALQASNHVVLNQLTFGDKTNSPDATKLPVLLAVALLKDSRGNIDINLPVSGSLDDPEFSVGGIVVRVLLNLVVKAVTSPFSLLASAFGGGEELSYVEFAPGSAVLTEDSIQRIDTLTKALTERPALKMDISGRADPKTDLEGLRQAWVDARIRAAKAADTAPRGKKPNPAGVQVSAAERVKYLEAVYDDTDIKDKPRNFIGMSKSVPAEQMESMLRGVAPVGDEQLRQLADARAQAVYEKLQAQEGLAERVFIVAPQLDADGIEDEGQPSRVDFSLK